ccaaaaGCCATGCtgggtggcaaaaaaaaaaataggttagtttctttctttatgttATCCTTGAatgggaaacatgaagaaaaggaaaggatatTGCTAAAGTAGTAATAAAAGAAAGATGATCTACTCtaagaaactggaaacaacttgctgctactgctgctaagccactcagtcatgtccgactctgtgtgaccccatagaccgcagcccaccaggctccctcatccctgggattctccaggcaagaacactgggttgccatttccttctccaggaaacaaCTTGAGAGAAGACTAAGCTTCCTTCCCTATGATGAGAAATcatcaggggtttccctggtggctcagaggttaaggcgtctgcctgcagtgccggagaccggggttcgatccgcgggtcaggaagatcccctggagaaggaaattgcaacccactccagtattcttgcctagagaatcccatggatggaggaacctggtactctacagtccatggggttgcaaagaatcggacacgactgagtgacttcactttcatgatgAGAAATAAATAAGGTAAGAAGGCTGCTACtacaaatattgtaaataaacacacaaaatctCTCCCATCCTATGACCTGGACATAGAAACTGACTCTAATCAATACTTTCTTCTCCTCAGGGTTTTTCTCAGagcatttttaacatctttgttCCTCAGACTGTAGACTAAGGGGTTCATCATGGGAACCACATTGGTATAAAAGACAGAAGAGATTTTTCCCTCATCCATAGATCCAGTAGAAGATGATTTGAGATAAACAAATGCCCCAGATCCAAAGAACAGAGAAACAGCAATGATGTGGGAACTGCAGGTGCTGAAGGCTCTGGACCTGCCCTCCATGGACTTGATGTGGAGGATGCTGGACAGGATGAGACCATAAGAGACAAAGATGGTGAGACTGGGCACAATGATGTTGATGCCCGCCATGATGAAAACTACCAGCTCAGTGACGTAGGTACTTGTGCAGGAGAGCTGAAGCAGAGGGTGGATGTCACAGAAATAATGGTTGATGGTGTTTGCATCACAGAAGGTCAGTCGCAGCATGCATCCAGTGTGAGCCATGGCACCAGAAAATGCCATCAGGTAGGAACCAAACATAAGGCTGGAACACACCTTAGGGGACATGGCAGCATGATACAAGAGTGGgctacagatggccacatagcgatcATAGGCCATTGACGTCAGCACATAGCATTCAGAAACgacaaaaaaacagaagaagtaGAACTGAGTCATGCACCCCATGTAAGAGATAATATTCTCCTTCGATAAGAAATCTACCAGCATTTTGGGTGTAAATACTGAAGAATAACAGAGGTCTGTGAAGGACAagttaaagaggaaaaagtacatgggggtgtgcagATGTGAATTTATCCCAATTAGGATTATCAGGCTCAAATTTCCCATCACAGTAACCATATACATTAatagaaacaggaaaaacaagGGAACTTGGAGATCCAGTTGGTCTGTTAACCCCTCCAGGATAAATGCAGTCACGAAAGACCCATTCCCAGGAGCCATTCCTCCCTAAGAAAATCTGTGGACATAGGAGAGATTTACATTGGGAACAGCTCAATCCTTCTGACAATAGCTCATCCTACAAGAGAGTGTACATACTGAGCGTGTCTGAGACTAGGCCAACCTGGGCCCGTAGAATCTGCCTTTACCATGGGCTTTCCATTTCCAGAATCTTGATAAGCTAAATAAAGCAAAGAGCATCACAGACAACCTACAGAGAGAAGGCAATGCTGCCATACAGATACATGCCTCTTGGAAAAACGAAGGGATAAGAGAGAGGGATCAAGTTAGAAAGTCCTTCTTCACTTCACCTTTTCTTCAATTGAGCCTTCTCCTCATCGGTAAAATTGTAGGCAGAGATCCCAGCTACATGGTGCTGGCTTCTGGTGCAGCTTAGAACCAATCTGGTGTAAGTTGGAACCAAGAAGACTGTCTCTAACCAAAGACTAAGGGATCGGAGGCTAGAGGAGGTTAAGTTATTGCCCAAGTAGAAGAGTGAGAGTCTGTCCATAGAAAAGGAACTTACTGACTGAGATACTTCTGCACCTCCTAACCTCTGAAGACTCTCTGATCCCCCTTCAATATAGTCTCCTAAGAGTTTCACTTGAATCTCATGACTGCACAAAATGGTGGGGAGACAGGGAGACAGGAAAATGGCAGATCTTATATCAACAGAATTCAGAAACTCACCCTTATGTGGCCAGAAAACTTATGTGGCCAGAGTTCTCTCTAGGTATTTGTCCTGGAAAGGTAGTGTCAGATCTGAGGCTCTGATTCAtttgaatataaaatgaaaagtctgagcAGCCCAGACTTATTTTCAGGTATGCCCTGGAAATCTTTCTGAActacaaatattaatttttaattatgacTTTGAGTCTTCTCATTCAGCAAGGAAAATTTCACAGCATTGTTATCAGGTTTGCCACTTGATAATACACGGAAGATGGACTGAGTTTAATGATGTAGTACACTTGGTTATAAACAGGGTGGAAGCTTGCTTGGTCTCTCCCCAGGGAATAGATTCTATGTGTAAAAAAGAAGTAAGGGAGTTACATTTACCATGTTCTCTACTTAGGTCCTTAGGGACTCAATATTTTCACCCAGTTTACACATCACTCCAGGGATTGCACATCCCCCAGGGCAGAGGCGAAAGTAAGCTCCCATCTTCCTATCATCTTCATCACTTTAGAAAAATCTATTGTGCAGGTTCT
Above is a genomic segment from Dama dama isolate Ldn47 chromosome 2, ASM3311817v1, whole genome shotgun sequence containing:
- the LOC133067167 gene encoding olfactory receptor 8B3-like, coding for MAPGNGSFVTAFILEGLTDQLDLQVPLFFLFLLMYMVTVMGNLSLIILIGINSHLHTPMYFFLFNLSFTDLCYSSVFTPKMLVDFLSKENIISYMGCMTQFYFFCFFVVSECYVLTSMAYDRYVAICSPLLYHAAMSPKVCSSLMFGSYLMAFSGAMAHTGCMLRLTFCDANTINHYFCDIHPLLQLSCTSTYVTELVVFIMAGINIIVPSLTIFVSYGLILSSILHIKSMEGRSRAFSTCSSHIIAVSLFFGSGAFVYLKSSSTGSMDEGKISSVFYTNVVPMMNPLVYSLRNKDVKNALRKTLRRRKY